In Robbsia sp. KACC 23696, a single window of DNA contains:
- a CDS encoding VTT domain-containing protein, with protein MPLATLTAHLSAQTYLAAIFFSVLVTQIGFPAPAAPTLILAGTLCSIGTLRYDQALLAAIIPTLLADWLWFMLGRWKGRLLLNRIVHLSLSISSAIHRTRHLFEGRGIALLAIFKFLPGIGLLASPFLGSTGTTRFRVFAAWDAVGVTLWAAFWVIGGAVFEQYILIALRFANENGWTIIDTTLIIGAMFLVYRVIAAWRFRRYLAHLRITPDELSQMMAEPLPPLIYDARPASVRRAEPFRIPGAIPLDLDDDFNTPIELPVMPAMAMAGAGFGTIDAETATAVTIGPDGAAAVIGTAPRGIAFGAAAGLDGGNRASGAASRAHSGGGAANDAVQRTVVIYCVCPNEVTARRIADQLRRRNLGNIRALKGGLDAWTASGRPVEPIERSA; from the coding sequence ATGCCGCTCGCCACGCTGACCGCGCATCTCTCCGCGCAAACCTATCTCGCTGCGATTTTTTTCAGCGTACTGGTCACACAGATCGGCTTTCCCGCGCCCGCCGCGCCCACCCTGATTCTCGCGGGGACGCTCTGCTCGATCGGCACATTGCGTTATGACCAGGCCTTGCTGGCGGCCATCATCCCGACACTGCTTGCCGACTGGCTCTGGTTCATGCTCGGCCGCTGGAAGGGACGCCTGTTGCTGAACCGGATCGTGCATCTGTCGCTATCGATCAGCTCGGCGATCCACCGCACGCGCCATCTGTTCGAAGGCCGCGGCATCGCCCTGCTCGCGATCTTCAAATTCCTGCCCGGCATCGGGCTGCTGGCCTCGCCTTTTCTCGGGTCCACCGGCACCACCCGGTTTCGCGTCTTTGCAGCCTGGGATGCCGTCGGCGTCACGCTGTGGGCCGCCTTCTGGGTGATCGGCGGCGCCGTCTTCGAGCAGTACATTCTGATCGCGTTGCGTTTCGCCAACGAGAACGGCTGGACCATCATCGATACGACCCTGATCATCGGTGCGATGTTTCTCGTCTATCGCGTGATCGCCGCGTGGCGATTTCGGCGCTATCTGGCACATCTCCGGATCACACCGGACGAACTGTCGCAAATGATGGCCGAGCCGCTGCCGCCGCTGATCTATGACGCGCGGCCCGCCAGCGTACGGCGCGCCGAGCCCTTCCGTATTCCCGGCGCGATTCCGCTGGACCTCGACGACGACTTCAACACGCCGATCGAATTGCCGGTGATGCCGGCAATGGCGATGGCCGGCGCCGGATTCGGTACGATCGATGCGGAGACGGCGACAGCGGTGACGATCGGACCGGACGGCGCGGCCGCGGTCATCGGTACGGCGCCGCGCGGAATCGCATTTGGCGCGGCCGCGGGTCTGGACGGCGGCAATCGCGCGAGCGGTGCGGCCAGCCGTGCGCATTCCGGAGGCGGCGCGGCGAACGACGCGGTGCAACGCACCGTCGTCATCTATTGCGTGTGCCCGAACGAAGTCACGGCAAGGCGGATCGCCGACCAATTGCGTCGACGC